Part of the Benincasa hispida cultivar B227 chromosome 12, ASM972705v1, whole genome shotgun sequence genome is shown below.
GAGTACTTAAGCtaacggaaacggaacacccctacctgggaacctatctggaaaggtgaattagataaattttctgcaagcatgcgacagttggtcaaagattccgttaaagagtttaatggatgatgatcaaaagttgttcaactatccaaggtaaaagttactcttgggcaaacctaaaaagtcacttagttaaaattcttagccgtgtttttgctaagtaaactaaaccctaggttataaaatactcagtgggaggaagagatatatatgatatgtcaatgattccactcacgttctcCCTAAATGTGCATGcctggcctcgtggtgccctgggagtatcccttcggatggtgtttgcatgagtcaatatcaaggtgaacagagagagtatttatagtaagtgggtaagagtggtcaaattgccaattcaacaagcctacctttttggagatttgtctgatttgagagctagaAACTtgattacacaagatgaaattcactccttccccgaagtaggagtaagtagatagattgttcccataagagctgattccagattttgaacatagtgaccacaacttttctttggaagagaggactcagtcatagtaggactattacttatgttcattaaaagaATCGACGATACTTAactacttaaggagttaaatgtaactacatgggcataacagttattggttAGCTGTACtcacgagcgatctatgaagggttatcgcactgttgatttgttgatatggacataaatatatctatagtaaggagagtgcaactgtcagtttTTAATGGAgtgcttggtagttaacgaatgatggatcccgtgactaaagagtttagtcagttattcacctaccgttggagcttcaagctacaggtccataagatccccttgatagctcaatggattcaagttgagaatcagttcttggtgttgatttgaaaagttcaaattgacaagaagaaattcgattatatatatgatatgatcggtgtgatgtatgagttACATCAAGTggatgattaatgtaaatgagatttccattaagtaccataaaatagaaaaagaactatggtttatatgtttcatgagatgaaatattaaaactataagttataaatataataaggtaagttagttattatatatatttataataatattaattattggataattatatctttttctataataaccaattgagtgggaggttattggtggtttttatggtaatcgtgagataaaaggaaaaacattttcctaaatttataatatttgagaaagagttgctattctcggaaagtactcatggtttgctgtcaagtgaattagattcactaaacgatagctgaaagagagactatacgatagttcactcaactggtcgtagctaaacgattgcaaggctttttctatacgatagattgcCTTCTTTTAAatgattgagcattcgtctatacgataaatacttctcatctcccacttgctcaatcgtctacacaattGTTATTCCTCcgatctcttcctctaaccaagtccacacagaacccacacttttggattctcacaccgagaatactaaggtagccattgtggcggtgtcctcactcaactcgactgagttcgaagttttggaggccgttcgttgtgtGTTCGCGCTATTCGTGTGGTGGTTAatgttgatcgtgttgtgttgcggtcgtaatattcgagcgttcgtgtgttgctgtcttAGAGACTGAACGAGCAtccgtgatcgagggagtttgaagcacgagtcttcaaaggtatgatactttatcccttgatcttattacaaaacatgttgtaatttcgttttgtcACGACTTgtaagtttccgtttcttgactgtaattgttagtattcaattttgaatggaatttagaacgatcattccgttgctcatggaaatcctcatgtctaatttccttcaaatacaaagttcaaattccacgaattaaatttctctaaaaatCTTGTAGGACAAGGTTTATAGTTTGTACctgttttccttttcaattaGTTGAGAGCTAGTTTCAAATGGAAGTACTATCAACgattaaaaaaacacaaaaacaaaaaaaatgctTTAAACTATTGGGACGAAGCTTCTTTTAAACACTATTTTTTACCAAACAACATCGAAGCCATTCTTTGAAAAGTAGTAAAGTGGATAAACATCATAAGGCAATAAATTCTTGAGAGACACACATAGAATTCGAATTAGAATTCCAagtagcaaaattttaatttcttgataAAATGTTTGGCGTGATGCAGCAAATATGAGTTGATCGAAATAGGGTCCCTTCCCTAATAATAggcctttttgtttcttttgtctGTCTGCAAGTGCAAGAGCAACTCCTGGTCGACTGCCTTTGGCGGACCCCAGGTCCAAGCAGCTACCTAAACTCAGTGAACTAATCCTCATAATCTCATTCTTTTGcttttatgttatattttaattgggTTGGTGATCACTTTGATCAGATAAGACCATGGCCCATTCATTAACAATTGTCCTAATCTTCAACAAATTCATATCCTTTGCCCATCACTCAGTGGGCCTTCAACCACTTTTCCCCTTCTTAACATCTACACTCATCAATGCCATTGTATAACATATTCATATATAGAACCACAATCACGattacatatacatatatagaaTCACAATCACATTACTCGGTGTCAACTTTATAAAGTGCAATAGTCTTCTAGAGCTTAAGCAcaaagtgcaaaaaaaaaaaaaaacaattttttctttttttttttaggtgcACTATACATATAAGTACTAcataaagaagagaaaacatAACTGAAGTGAAaatatgaaaggaaaaaaaaccctaaacacAAAAAATTTTGCATTTAGACTTAGTaagtttgatttttaatttaataaagaacaaaaaacaCTAATTattactatattttaaaaataatgaaaaagccCCAAGACACAAAGTTTAATGCCTTGAGACTTCACAAAAGGCACACCTTACGTTATGAAAGGACAAGGCGCCAGACTCCTCGAGTCTAGATGCACACCCAAGAGAGCTTTTTTAAAACACTAACCGTACGTGTAGCCCATGTAAATGAACAATAGACTTAATCCTCGATAATAGAAAGCCCTATATTTAAACTCATAACATTGTTTCATTTCTACCCATTTTTAATCCCGTGAGGATATAAGAAATCAACCCTCGAGAAAGAccattttttttcccctaaaccAGATGAGAGTTAGTTTCAGCTAAAAATGTGACCACCATTTTCGAAGTCAATTCACTCTAGGTTTTTGCATTGATTATGATTGATAAATTGCCATCTTACGCACACCTCAAATGTTTTCACAAGACAACCATGTGATCCTACTATATATTATTGTCAAACTAACTCATAGGATATTAAATTCTAGATATACAGGTTGCTACTAGAGTTTATGCCAATTCCCTCTAAGTCCTTTATTATTTACGCCAAAACCATGGACACTACATGATTTTGATGCCCTAATGAAATCTTTCATCATGTAGGACCTATTTAGAAAGGAAACATAACATTTATTTACGCATGATTTGTAGACTGGAGAAGACAAATGCATATTATGAAGTCATTTTAGCCCAACAGCATAGGGCAAATCAGCGTAAATTGGATGCATCATTTTCTAGAACCAATTGGTCCAATTGTACAACTTTTACCATGCGATGAAACCTAAACAGATTCATATATGGCTACCATAACCAAAGAGAGGAATTTTTTTGAGCGGAAGAACTACTAACTCGTATGAATGATGAATatctaatacaatacaaggTAGCATTTTAAAGTATAAAGCCAATTTCTCAAGAGACCACAAAAACTAGCACCACAATATTTCCATCTTAAACCACCAACCTCAATATTGAGTATTGTCAAAAACCCATGGTTGGTGCAGGAAAAGCTCTCGCCCATTCATTTGCACCGCTCCCGAGGCTATATCTTCTGCACGCTTCCTTGCTGTTTCATCTCTTTTAGCAGATGCCTCAGCATCCTGCAAATAAGAGGAGGTGGCTGGTGATAGATGTCaaacatcaacaactcagttACTTCACTGACACACAAATCGTCTCATAAAAGACAGGTGGAACGGTTTAGGTTCCTTCCAGTGGTCAGTTAACTCCAACAAAACCGAGCCTGTAGTTCACGTCACTGACAATCAATTGTTGAAACATGTGATTTAGAACATTAATAGCCACCAAATTTAAAGATAGCTACTTACGTATTGCAGGTATTTTCACTAATCCCCTTCTTTAACAATTTCATCAAAATTTCCATGGAAAATGGGACTCGTATTTGTTTCCCGGAGGACTTCACGATCGGAAATAATTCTTCCCAAGTTGTTCTTCCCCACTTCTTTATCCTTGGAAATGAAGTGCTTGTCAATTCTGTTTTAATCCTCTCAATTATAGTTCGTCTACATTCTACTTCTACCCTCCATAAAGATTATGATTTTTCATTTAAGAAGATCCTTTAATGATCATGAATCTGAAGATTTGGCTAATCTCCTTTTTGTTTCGACAAGGGGTTTGCCTATCCCGAACTTCAAATGGATTCTTGAGCCTTCAGGAGCGTTCTCTAGGAAGTCTCTTCTTGCCCATTTAGTGTCTGAATCCAATCCTCCTCCTGTCTCCTCTTTCTTCTCCCTGATCTGGAAAAATCCAGAGAAGATtaagttctttgcttcattgGTTTCTTTGGGAAGGTTAAACACTCTAACTTCATTCAAAGATCTTCATCCATGGTTTTATGTCCCGATGACAGTGGTGAGTTGCATCATGGCATGTGATGTGTGAAAGGGATCTACAGAGGCTCTCATTCATGTGATTTGAAGTTGCCACTTTACATTGACACTATGGAGCAAATTCTTGAATATGTTTGGAGCCAATGTGCCTCCCAGAGGTTGAAGGGCCATGGAGGTGGTATTGGTAAATTCCTCCTTTAGTAAAAAAGATTTATTATTTGGCACTGGCAGGCAAGATTCTTCATTACATTGTGAAATCTATGGCTAGAGAGAAACAAGAGAACCTTTCAGCGTTTAAAAAGAATCTTGGGAAGAGATTTTGAATGCAGCAAATTTCAATGTCCTTCTAGGTATTCTGGTACTCTGTAACTATcctattttttattcttaatagTTGAAGCAATCTCTAGTAatcttgttttattattattattattattttctttcttcttttctacttTGCTCCTTTTTATAGAAGCAACTTTTTTTGTAGGCCATAAAGCTGGTTTCTTATTTaggaaacaaaacaaaataatcctAGTCCCTCATAGAAGGCCAGGACTCTAGGACTATCTgagtaattttatatttatacagACAAACCTTTCCTTTCTCATTACCCAATTCCTTTTCCTCAATTAATCCATCGAATATTCTAATTGAATCTGATAGTCTGGAGGTCCTTAAGTTGTTGAATGATGAAGCGGTCGACATTTATGAAGTCCCTTTCTTTATTGATGAGGCAAAGGCTCTAGATAGTGAAATGAGAATTGTCTCGTTTTCTCATGTTTGCAGCAACCAAAATGCAATGTCGCTCTAGTGCCCATAAAGCTTTTGAGGAGCAAGAATCTTCCATTCTACAAACTCCTttttcattcttcaaactccgaGCGGAAAATTAGGTTCTTAAGTTGTTCGTGTCTTAGTGATGTAATCTCGTACGTTCAGGTTTGTTGCCCGTTAAGTTGTTTattctccaaaaaataaaataaataaataaataaataataaaaaagctTTTCCAAAACTTAAGCCGAATTGGGTGTAagcaaaattgagaaaaattgaGACCCTTTCTACAAACAACAGAGAAAACAATTCCTAGGTACCTCTCTAAATTGAATGAATCCTAGAGGTTTTCAAATCCCCAAAAGTCGTTCCACGAAACCCTAAATTCTCTAATTTTACAGGCTATGGCACGGAAATACAATTAATTGGCACCTTAAAGAACTCAAGCAAAGCAATGGCACATCAAAGAGCAGCGATCAAAAGAAACCCTAATCGAAACCTAagagagattgatgaagaagaagggaagtACCTTCTGCCGCTTCCAGGATAGGAACTGAGCTTCCGTGATCGGAACCGTCCTTGGATTATGAGATGCGCACTTCTCTTGTTCCGTTGCTCCTTCTGCCCCCATTCTGTTTACTGTATATCAATTTCTTGGATTTGATAAACAACCTCTACGAATTGCCGCAGCCTCTGTTTTATTCGAATAAAGATgagaaaacaaaatgaaaaaaaaaataaaatcaaataaactaaaataattcaCTTATTTATGAATATAGTCAATTATTAATGATAGATCGCAATAAGCATAATAGACATACATATCTATTAtgatctatcaatatctatcggTATCAACTATAGATATTTATCTCAGTCTATAATAGATAAAGAGTGACAATTTGctatgtttataaatattttcgacaattttactatttaaaacgattattcaaaaaaataattttcaatctAGGTTATGAGTGGGGTTTAAATttggttcttaaattttaaaatattaaatatttgatttttaagtcttgagtttggtttaaaatattataattttatctttgagattttatttcaatttagtaataGATTtcgaaatttatattttaagttcaatttttcattaaatattcagttaatttctattaattaatttaatataattatgaaataaaacttaattttaatagtgatgaaaatAGTAAAACTCATTAATTACAAttctttcaaattaattaataatcatTAACACTCAAGACAAAAAACGAGTGTTTAGTGAAAATTAAGGATAAAagtacaaattttgaaatttagagaccaaattAAGGtataatttaaatctcaaatgTAAAAaagtaacattttgaaacttagttactaaattaaaatcaaactaaaaacttaaacaataaatgtacaacattttgaaacctaagaatcaaatgaaaaatagatCGGTCAAAATATACGGActaaaaaggtttttttttcattatcattattttttaaagtaaaaaatgCTTACCAATTTAGATTCATTTTATCccatttgatttgatttgttttttttttttcaaatgtttaaatttaattcagGTAAACCTATTCTCAATCCatcttaaaattagtttattttttaacttaattttataaaacattgttaaataataattatttttgttaaaaaaaataacaataaactaaccataaaaatcgaatttaaattttattaaaagtataccaactaaatttagatattcaaaaatatttcaaatatataaactaaaataaaataagaccAAACTAAGCTAATATTTCAACCAACTAGAAGTATCTATAGTTGCGTTGACCGCTAATTttgatgtttttcttttctttttattttggtctctaatGTTTAAGAAgtttaaatttagtttcttaTACTTAAACATGcatatcaaatttcttcttAAAATCTACTTTCAATTGATTGGTGTTTGATGGACGAAAAAAGAGATTTGTCGAAGGTCTTTTTCAACCAACCaagtaaaatttataatatcaaTCTCAAAGAATAGTATTAGTATCAAGATCATGTTGATCTTTAAGGGAACTCAAAAATAGTTTTACatgactaattttttttagctAAAACGATAAATGAGGGACTTTGGTTTGGATTGAAAGCAAGtgagataaaataaaagtgatgattgattgattgattcTTTGAATGCGACCTAACTAGATGCTTTTAGTTGAGGAAAGTAGAATCACTCATATTGTAACAATGATAGGATATTGCTTATGCTTAGCTACACATATAagtctcgtttgataaccatttggttttttgttttttttgaaaattaagcctattttatccacattttgtttttgaacaatggttgaattcttagccaaattctaaaaataaaaacaattttttaaaagctactttttaaggttatcaaaatttggcttattttttaattattggtgaaaagtaaacaataaaggaagaaatttggaggtggaagtagtgtgcATAggctaattaaaaaaaaaaaaaaaattaccaaataGGAAAATAGTAATGCTAAATGGAAGTCTAAAGTGCCTAATCAATCAACATATTTAGATGTAATGCATCTTAGACATGTCAATCAACCACATTAAGTTCCAGAGATAAAGCTAAGATGCATGACAAGCAAGTAATATCTCACAAATTAAACACTACGATATTCAACTAAGTTAAATAAACAATGCTTATTGGCTGGGTGACCAAGTAACTTCACAAGTTTAACTTAACTTTGTTATCATGTGATTAAAGATCTCAATGATTACGGGATAAAACTTAGTCTATAACGATAAATCATGTAACTTTGTCTAGTTTGTCAGACATTCACAAAGAAACAACATTTTAACATTAAGTTCCTAAGAACTAACTTGATTTAGATGGTTAAAGATAGCTCATTTTGGGATCTATAAGTGTTAAACATGCACGACACTTAAAAGTGACCagatttctttttgaaaattctacCACTCGATAGTGTCATATTATATGTGGATATAAGAagtcaattttaatttcaaacaaGTTTTAGAGTTGAATAATTTTCATACAGTCGCGTTAGTTGATattatagtttaaaattaagtaaaaattatgagaataaaatgattttttaagtGAGTGAAAAATAGTTAGAGGGCATTTTAGTCCTCAACTTTTCTTGGATGGAATGGACTAGTGCTATGAAATTTTGGAATAACCAttctaattattcattagaaggatcactggcctgagagggatttactttatagttagactataaactaattgttcattagaggtaaatagtacttgaggagttagatgtaattataggtgtaaaaacgataatttgaccca
Proteins encoded:
- the LOC120092690 gene encoding zinc finger CCCH domain-containing protein 15 homolog; amino-acid sequence: MGAEGATEQEKCASHNPRTVPITEAQFLSWKRQKDAEASAKRDETARKRAEDIASGAVQMNGRELFLHQPWVFDNTQY